From the genome of Malus domestica chromosome 04, GDT2T_hap1, one region includes:
- the LOC103427751 gene encoding uncharacterized protein, giving the protein MAATTSSSTSAEALPNLRIVVESNPSNSRLSELGINSWPKWGCPPGKYTFKFDAAETCYLVKGKVKVYPRKGSSSSSDKEFVEFGAGDLVTIPKGLSCTWDVSVAIDKHYKFDSS; this is encoded by the exons ATGGCAGCAACAACATCATCAAGTACTTCTGCAGAAGCACTTCCCAATCTAAGAATCGTAGTAGAAAGTAACCCTTCCAATTCACGATTATCTGAGTTGGGTATTAACTCATGGCCCAA ATGGGGGTGTCCACCGGGAAAGTACACATTCAAGTTTGATGCAGCGGAGACATGTTATCTGGTGAAAGGCAAGGTGAAGGTTTACCCTAGAAAAGGCTCATCATCGTCATCTGATAAGGAGTTTGTAGAGTTTGGTGCTGGAGACCTTGTGACCATTCCCAAGGGACTCAGTTGCACATGGGACGTCTCAGTTGCTATTGATAAACACTACAAATTCGATTCTTCATGA